The Roseibaca calidilacus genome has a window encoding:
- a CDS encoding DUF4175 domain-containing protein yields MAKTKAETTTLDRALRGTLVGIWAERLARAFWPFLSIALLLWAVLAFGVQTLLSGGWSTAFGLGALALLLAAFVWGVWRLSIPTRAQAARRLDQTLPGRPLTTLADRVAIGEDDPGTQALWAAHMARMSRLLDQARAVPGDLRLARFDRYGLRFIAATAAAVAVLFGAPARVTDLAEMAQLSGRAEAIALGPSWEAWVQPPGYTGRPSLYLNEVDRPTLQLPEGSLVTVRFYGQPGVMSVVESISDRTDPDPAAMAQDFTVESSGRLSVRGPAGRDWEITTLSDQAPRVTLAGAPARERGGLMRQDFSAQDDYAVTSGQITVALDLDEVDRRFGLATDPEPRETLEIDLPLPASGSRDEIEDAFIEDFSQHPWANLPVVLRMGVEDARGQTGQSAESHVILPGRRFFDPMAAAVIEMRRDLLWSRENGARSLQLMRAVSHRAQDAFRSTESLARFMETRDLLQASLNDGGLDAATRDNLAEALWDLAILLEEGELADARARLERAQERLDEAMRNGADPSEIQELMDEMREAMRDYMQQLAEQPRERGEPQPGGEQMEVTQDQIQELMDRIQELMEEGRMDEAAELMAQLNALLENLQVAEGQGGDGPPMPGGEAMEGLGETLRDQQDLADDTFGELQDDFRDGTPGQGQPQQGRGDEGAPQDGQGEGDTEEQPEDGGGQSDLADRQRALAEALRQQQLQPLPGEGMPEGDAALDELERAQRAMEEAAEALERGDSGEALSRQADAMEAMREGLRAMNDAATQDQREQAEGDSASETGNGDGRDPLGRARNQGGETGTEQDMLAENDVYERARDLLEELRRRSAELDRPEEELDYLRRLLDRF; encoded by the coding sequence ATTGCGTGGCACGCTTGTTGGGATTTGGGCGGAACGTCTGGCGCGGGCCTTTTGGCCATTTCTAAGCATCGCGCTGCTGCTTTGGGCAGTGCTTGCCTTCGGCGTTCAAACGTTGTTGTCCGGTGGCTGGTCCACCGCATTCGGGCTGGGCGCACTGGCATTGTTGCTGGCAGCTTTTGTCTGGGGGGTGTGGCGCCTTAGCATCCCGACCCGCGCACAAGCCGCGCGCCGTCTGGACCAGACGCTTCCGGGGCGCCCCCTGACCACCTTGGCCGATAGGGTTGCAATCGGGGAAGATGACCCCGGCACGCAAGCCCTGTGGGCCGCACATATGGCGCGCATGTCGCGGCTGTTGGATCAGGCGCGCGCCGTGCCGGGCGATCTGCGGCTGGCCCGGTTTGACCGCTACGGTCTGCGCTTCATCGCCGCGACGGCTGCGGCGGTTGCGGTCTTGTTCGGGGCACCCGCCCGCGTGACCGACTTGGCGGAAATGGCGCAGCTTTCTGGCCGGGCAGAAGCCATCGCCCTTGGCCCGTCATGGGAGGCTTGGGTGCAACCGCCGGGGTACACCGGGCGTCCCAGCCTGTATCTGAACGAGGTCGACCGCCCCACCTTGCAACTGCCCGAAGGCAGCCTTGTGACCGTGCGCTTTTACGGCCAGCCGGGGGTGATGAGCGTGGTCGAAAGTATTTCGGACCGCACCGACCCAGACCCCGCCGCCATGGCGCAGGATTTCACCGTAGAGTCGTCGGGCCGCCTGTCCGTGCGTGGCCCGGCCGGACGCGACTGGGAAATTACCACGCTCAGCGATCAAGCCCCGCGTGTTACCCTTGCCGGCGCGCCCGCGCGCGAACGTGGCGGGCTGATGCGGCAGGATTTCAGCGCGCAGGATGACTACGCCGTAACATCGGGCCAGATTACCGTCGCGCTGGACTTGGACGAAGTCGACCGCCGGTTCGGGCTGGCCACAGACCCGGAACCGCGCGAAACACTGGAAATTGATCTGCCTTTGCCCGCCTCTGGTTCACGCGACGAGATTGAGGATGCGTTCATCGAAGATTTCTCGCAGCACCCTTGGGCCAACCTGCCCGTGGTGTTGCGCATGGGGGTCGAGGACGCGCGCGGCCAAACCGGGCAGAGCGCCGAGTCACATGTCATTTTGCCGGGGCGGCGGTTTTTTGACCCGATGGCGGCGGCTGTGATCGAAATGCGGCGCGATCTGCTATGGTCGCGCGAGAATGGCGCGCGCAGCCTGCAACTGATGCGCGCGGTATCGCACCGCGCCCAAGATGCGTTTCGGTCCACCGAAAGCTTGGCGCGCTTTATGGAAACGCGCGATCTGCTGCAAGCCAGCTTAAACGATGGCGGTCTTGATGCCGCCACACGCGACAATCTGGCAGAGGCGCTCTGGGACTTGGCGATCTTGCTGGAAGAAGGCGAATTGGCCGATGCCCGCGCCCGTCTGGAGCGTGCCCAAGAACGGCTGGACGAAGCCATGCGCAACGGCGCTGACCCGTCCGAGATTCAGGAATTGATGGATGAAATGCGCGAGGCCATGCGCGACTACATGCAGCAATTGGCCGAACAGCCCCGTGAGCGCGGAGAGCCGCAGCCGGGCGGTGAGCAGATGGAGGTCACCCAAGACCAGATCCAAGAGCTTATGGACCGCATTCAGGAACTGATGGAAGAAGGCCGCATGGACGAAGCGGCAGAGCTGATGGCTCAGCTCAACGCGCTGCTGGAAAACCTGCAAGTGGCCGAAGGGCAGGGTGGCGACGGTCCCCCCATGCCCGGCGGCGAGGCGATGGAAGGTCTGGGTGAAACCCTGCGCGACCAGCAGGATTTGGCGGATGACACATTTGGCGAGTTGCAAGATGACTTCCGCGACGGCACGCCGGGGCAAGGCCAGCCGCAGCAGGGGCGCGGTGACGAGGGCGCGCCGCAGGATGGGCAGGGCGAGGGCGACACCGAAGAGCAGCCTGAAGACGGTGGCGGCCAAAGCGATCTGGCCGACCGCCAGCGCGCCTTGGCAGAGGCCCTGCGCCAGCAGCAGTTGCAACCGCTACCGGGCGAAGGGATGCCCGAAGGCGACGCCGCGCTGGACGAACTGGAACGCGCGCAGCGCGCCATGGAAGAGGCCGCAGAAGCACTTGAGCGGGGCGATAGCGGCGAAGCGCTCAGTCGTCAGGCCGACGCTATGGAAGCCATGCGCGAAGGGTTGCGCGCCATGAATGACGCGGCCACGCAGGACCAGCGCGAACAGGCCGAAGGCGATTCCGCGTCCGAAACCGGCAATGGCGATGGCCGCGATCCACTGGGCCGCGCGCGCAACCAAGGCGGCGAGACCGGCACAGAGCAGGATATGCTGGCCGAAAATGACGTGTATGAACGCGCCCGCGACCTGTTGGAAGAATTGCGCCGCCGTTCAGCCGAATTGGACCGGCCAGAGGAAGAACTCGACTATCTTCGCCGTTTGCTGGACAGGTTCTGA
- a CDS encoding Hint domain-containing protein, which yields MAARAELRGVYAVPWHNIEIDGASGLDPHWLRIGAELRWHGSAMRLDARNGVLSLHSPHQCTQGRARSMAERLTGLAHRDSPEATSAEAPQNGLLLTDGHRRYTLRLIAQGGNWLAVFTDGLPCPKTPLWVVETRLTNAPAPMQSVICFASDTVIDTPNGPCPIDRIAQGDMVLTRDNGPRPVVWSGRSALSGSALRRHPHLRPIRLRRSALGGVPDEDLRVSPEHRVLLTGQRAQALFGCDELLVRAADLVDYRSIAPDPALHGVVYVHLLLEDHQVLFANGLPCESFHPGLAAPDMLRHHRADLRAVMPDIADSPDRYGPTVRRCLNTAEAALMAA from the coding sequence ATGGCAGCACGAGCAGAGTTGCGCGGCGTTTACGCCGTGCCTTGGCATAATATAGAGATTGACGGCGCGTCGGGGCTGGACCCGCATTGGCTGCGTATCGGCGCAGAACTGCGTTGGCACGGAAGTGCGATGCGACTGGATGCGCGCAATGGCGTTCTGTCGCTGCACAGCCCCCACCAATGCACGCAGGGGCGGGCCCGTTCCATGGCAGAACGGTTGACCGGGCTGGCCCATCGCGACAGCCCAGAAGCGACGAGCGCAGAGGCACCGCAAAACGGGCTGTTGCTGACCGATGGGCACAGGCGCTACACGCTGCGCCTAATTGCGCAAGGGGGGAACTGGCTGGCGGTGTTCACCGATGGTCTGCCCTGCCCAAAAACGCCGCTTTGGGTGGTCGAAACGCGCCTGACGAATGCCCCCGCCCCAATGCAATCGGTGATTTGCTTCGCCTCTGACACGGTCATTGATACACCAAACGGCCCCTGCCCGATTGACCGGATCGCACAGGGCGACATGGTGCTGACGCGTGACAACGGCCCCCGCCCCGTGGTCTGGTCCGGACGCAGCGCCCTGTCGGGATCTGCCTTGCGCCGTCACCCGCATCTGCGCCCCATCCGCCTGCGCCGTAGCGCTTTGGGGGGCGTTCCAGACGAGGATTTGCGGGTCTCGCCAGAGCATCGGGTGCTGCTGACGGGACAGCGCGCGCAGGCATTGTTTGGCTGCGACGAGCTTTTGGTCCGGGCCGCCGACCTTGTCGATTATCGCAGTATTGCCCCCGATCCAGCCTTGCATGGTGTGGTCTATGTCCACCTTCTGCTGGAAGATCACCAAGTGCTGTTCGCCAATGGCTTGCCGTGCGAAAGCTTTCATCCCGGTCTGGCCGCACCTGACATGCTGCGCCATCACCGCGCCGATCTGCGCGCGGTCATGCCCGATATCGCGGATAGCCCAGATCGCTACGGTCCAACCGTCCGCCGGTGCCTTAATACCGCAGAGGCTGCACTGATGGCCGCGTAG
- a CDS encoding response regulator — protein sequence MRLLIADDHELLRDTLRSFLQQQDDLEICTVGDLSQAVAQLDDGCRYDLILLDYTMPGMNGLDGLQLLLERPDTPPVALISGIAKFEVALQAIQMGAQGFLQKSMPAQSLLNAIRFMAAGERFLPVDVALAAATGTLRVDERSGTRPDVNLTSRETEVLAALCCGLTNKEIARSMNLSEPTIKLHVKTLYRRLGATNRTQAAMIGRNMGLS from the coding sequence ATGCGACTGTTGATTGCAGATGACCACGAATTATTGCGCGATACCTTGCGCAGTTTCCTGCAGCAGCAGGATGATCTAGAGATCTGCACGGTCGGCGACTTGTCTCAGGCCGTGGCGCAGTTGGATGACGGGTGCCGGTATGATCTGATCCTTTTGGATTACACCATGCCGGGTATGAACGGTCTGGATGGCCTGCAATTGCTGCTGGAACGCCCCGACACGCCCCCGGTCGCGCTGATATCGGGAATCGCGAAATTTGAGGTGGCGTTGCAGGCCATTCAAATGGGCGCGCAGGGTTTCTTGCAAAAATCCATGCCCGCGCAATCGCTGCTAAACGCGATCCGTTTCATGGCGGCGGGCGAACGCTTTTTGCCGGTGGATGTGGCCCTTGCCGCCGCAACCGGCACGCTAAGAGTTGACGAAAGATCGGGTACCCGGCCCGACGTTAACCTGACATCGCGAGAAACAGAGGTGCTGGCGGCCCTGTGCTGCGGCCTGACCAACAAGGAAATCGCCCGCTCCATGAACCTGAGTGAGCCGACGATCAAATTGCATGTCAAGACGCTGTATCGCAGGCTGGGCGCGACCAACCGGACACAGGCGGCCATGATCGGGCGCAACATGGGCCTAAGTTAA
- a CDS encoding PAS domain S-box protein, whose product MDRVLGDIGQALAAQRTYVFEVVDAVFIRNTHEWCAAGVKPMKPHLQYVPYSVGAVFWERFTEAGSIHIENVDDLLQTSELRQILEEQDIKALIAAPFWQNGEMFGFVGLDYTHGPHSFSPEFDNLIRGFAAQVGMLRALARTTRDLVRHEADLARARAQLGASVAALPELLVETDRDGIIVGFQQSTPLTFAASPQEVIGHPPEAVLPNHLANICRKAMREVDLFGWSQSHGYSLDTPLGPKWFTLYATRRVLGSDTIAQKSPGYLFVVRDVTHAQRQDQRIRQLVRVAELSTNLIMLTKKDRHIHWLNPAAVERTGYSLQDAEGLRPSEILHLDKSEPDIVEELCQTLDNGYPIHRELRAQTIDGTEYWLDLNVQPLHDADSVVEGYMVIGVDTTSHKQAEARLLQDRSMAMRASHEGIAIIRPNGRLAYANPALRRFLGIDQGARLAALMWTDITPPSLTERMTAILPVLMSEGVWEGEFSRRTSDDTARHFHLSLSVENDGSTLALIRDITRRHRAEQDRAQLHEQLQKAQARELGAQLAAGLAHDFANVLATISGSVDQLAPQVKPKALPVIDRIRNATQQARELARSLTRLETARPEATSQALAPILRQAVDLLTPGLEAPVQLVLDMPDDALTVHGDRMELMQLVLNLALNARDACRASLERDPDQAGTIHLHAAPCPENDLPPHVDLGRLLPDIPYALIELRDCGDGIPDELRHSLFAPYVSSKGDAGAGLGLAVVANIVQTRGAALRLVPNAPKGTCVQVFWPCAPIKGLDHQSTQTPLAGTNVLLVDNDDLLLQDLAAMLVQAGAEVASCVDPADALEAVTLAPNDWDIVLTDFDMDGMSGNDLAEAMHTQREDLPIILMTGNNELHFATKSVQTEFAATLRKPICHTVLISVLLAAKLRSQHHI is encoded by the coding sequence TTGGACCGCGTTCTAGGCGATATCGGTCAGGCTTTGGCTGCCCAGCGCACCTATGTGTTCGAAGTTGTCGATGCCGTGTTCATCCGCAACACGCACGAATGGTGCGCAGCCGGTGTAAAACCGATGAAGCCGCATCTGCAATATGTGCCCTATTCTGTTGGCGCCGTGTTCTGGGAAAGATTTACCGAAGCCGGATCCATCCATATCGAGAACGTGGATGACCTGCTGCAAACCTCGGAATTGCGCCAGATTCTGGAAGAGCAAGATATCAAGGCCTTGATCGCCGCCCCGTTCTGGCAAAATGGCGAGATGTTCGGCTTCGTTGGTCTGGATTACACCCACGGTCCACACAGCTTTTCGCCAGAGTTCGACAATCTGATACGCGGATTCGCAGCACAGGTGGGAATGTTGCGCGCGCTTGCGCGCACCACCCGCGATCTGGTCCGGCACGAGGCCGACCTTGCCCGCGCGCGCGCGCAGCTTGGGGCCAGCGTCGCGGCACTGCCGGAATTGCTGGTCGAAACCGACCGCGACGGCATTATCGTGGGGTTCCAACAAAGCACGCCCCTGACATTCGCAGCCAGCCCGCAAGAGGTGATCGGACACCCGCCCGAAGCCGTCTTGCCAAACCATCTGGCCAACATCTGTCGCAAGGCGATGCGCGAGGTGGACCTGTTCGGATGGTCGCAATCGCACGGCTATTCGTTGGACACGCCGCTGGGGCCGAAATGGTTCACACTCTACGCAACACGGCGCGTTCTGGGCAGCGACACGATTGCGCAGAAATCCCCCGGCTACCTGTTCGTTGTGCGCGACGTGACCCATGCGCAGCGTCAGGATCAGCGTATCCGCCAGCTTGTGCGCGTCGCGGAATTGTCGACCAACCTTATCATGCTGACCAAGAAGGACCGTCATATCCATTGGCTGAATCCGGCCGCTGTAGAGCGCACCGGCTACAGCCTGCAAGACGCCGAAGGCCTGCGGCCCAGCGAGATTCTGCATCTGGACAAATCCGAACCCGATATCGTCGAAGAGCTTTGCCAAACACTGGACAACGGCTATCCGATTCACCGGGAACTGCGTGCGCAAACGATTGACGGAACCGAATACTGGCTGGACCTGAATGTGCAGCCGCTGCATGATGCCGACAGCGTGGTCGAAGGCTACATGGTCATCGGCGTTGACACGACCAGCCACAAACAAGCCGAAGCCCGCTTGTTGCAAGATCGCAGCATGGCCATGCGCGCCAGCCATGAAGGGATCGCGATTATCCGGCCGAACGGGCGATTGGCCTATGCCAACCCGGCGCTGCGCAGATTCTTGGGGATAGATCAGGGTGCGCGGCTTGCCGCGCTTATGTGGACCGACATTACCCCACCAAGTCTGACCGAGCGCATGACAGCTATTCTGCCGGTTTTGATGTCGGAAGGGGTCTGGGAAGGCGAATTTTCCCGCAGGACTTCAGATGACACAGCGCGCCATTTCCATCTTTCCCTGTCGGTTGAAAACGATGGCTCCACGCTGGCACTTATTCGGGACATCACGCGCCGCCATCGCGCAGAGCAGGACCGCGCGCAGCTGCACGAACAGTTGCAAAAGGCGCAGGCGCGCGAGCTGGGCGCGCAGCTTGCAGCCGGTTTGGCGCATGATTTCGCCAATGTGCTGGCCACGATCTCTGGCTCTGTCGACCAATTGGCACCGCAGGTCAAACCCAAGGCACTGCCGGTCATCGACCGTATCCGCAACGCCACGCAGCAAGCGCGTGAATTGGCGCGCAGCCTGACCCGGTTGGAAACCGCACGCCCAGAGGCGACATCGCAGGCGCTGGCGCCGATCCTGCGCCAAGCGGTCGATTTGCTGACACCCGGGCTGGAAGCGCCGGTTCAACTGGTTCTAGACATGCCCGATGACGCGCTGACCGTGCATGGCGACCGGATGGAACTGATGCAACTGGTGCTGAACCTGGCGCTGAACGCGCGCGATGCCTGCCGCGCCAGCCTAGAGCGTGATCCCGATCAGGCCGGCACGATCCATTTGCACGCGGCCCCTTGCCCAGAGAATGACCTGCCGCCGCATGTCGATCTTGGCCGCCTTCTGCCGGATATCCCTTATGCCCTGATTGAACTGCGCGATTGTGGCGATGGGATTCCGGACGAATTGCGCCATTCGTTGTTTGCCCCCTATGTCAGTTCAAAAGGTGATGCTGGCGCAGGGTTGGGCTTGGCCGTTGTCGCCAATATCGTGCAGACGCGCGGTGCGGCGCTGCGCTTGGTGCCCAATGCGCCAAAGGGCACCTGCGTGCAGGTGTTCTGGCCCTGCGCGCCGATAAAGGGGCTGGACCACCAAAGCACCCAGACACCGCTGGCGGGCACGAATGTTCTATTGGTCGATAATGACGACCTGTTGCTGCAAGATCTTGCAGCGATGCTGGTCCAAGCCGGCGCCGAGGTTGCAAGCTGTGTCGATCCCGCCGATGCGCTTGAAGCGGTCACATTGGCGCCAAATGACTGGGACATCGTGCTGACCGATTTCGACATGGATGGGATGTCTGGCAATGACTTGGCCGAAGCCATGCACACACAACGCGAGGATCTGCCGATCATCCTGATGACCGGGAACAACGAGTTGCATTTTGCAACAAAATCTGTGCAGACTGAGTTTGCTGCGACCCTACGCAAGCCAATTTGCCACACCGTCTTGATTTCGGTTCTGCTCGCCGCAAAATTAAGGTCTCAGCATCACATCTAA
- the map gene encoding type I methionyl aminopeptidase, giving the protein MGDIFDGATTRDGIRLHRPEDFAGMRKAGQLAARILDDLAEHVFPGQTTGALDRLITEQVRSAGAISATIGYRGYQHASCISVNHVVCHGIPGAPVPLGKDETISRDLEKRRADDVLREGDILNIDVTVVVDGWFGDSSRMYVAGALKPRAEKLIQVTYDALMMGIDAVRPGNTFGDIGHAIQAHVESQRMSVVRDFCGHGLGQVFHAPPNVLHYGRPGRGPVLEPGMFFTIEPMVNLGKPDTRVLSDDWTAVTRDKSLSAQFEHSIGVTEDGVEIFTTSPAGRFHPTWA; this is encoded by the coding sequence TTGGGCGACATATTTGACGGCGCAACCACACGCGACGGGATTCGACTGCACCGCCCCGAGGATTTCGCGGGTATGCGCAAGGCCGGGCAACTGGCCGCACGAATCCTTGACGATTTGGCAGAGCATGTCTTTCCCGGCCAGACCACGGGCGCGCTGGACCGTCTGATTACAGAACAGGTTCGCTCTGCCGGGGCCATATCTGCCACGATCGGCTATCGCGGATACCAGCACGCAAGCTGTATCTCGGTCAATCATGTGGTCTGCCACGGTATTCCGGGGGCGCCAGTGCCGCTGGGCAAGGATGAAACAATCTCGCGCGATCTGGAAAAGCGCCGCGCAGATGACGTGCTGCGCGAGGGCGATATCCTTAATATCGACGTTACCGTGGTGGTCGATGGCTGGTTTGGTGATTCCTCGCGCATGTATGTTGCAGGCGCGCTTAAACCCCGCGCCGAAAAGCTGATACAGGTCACCTATGACGCGCTGATGATGGGCATTGATGCCGTGCGCCCCGGCAACACCTTTGGCGATATCGGCCATGCGATTCAGGCCCATGTCGAAAGCCAGCGCATGTCGGTGGTGCGCGATTTCTGCGGTCACGGGCTGGGGCAGGTGTTCCACGCGCCTCCCAATGTGCTGCATTACGGGCGCCCCGGGCGCGGCCCGGTGCTGGAGCCGGGAATGTTCTTCACGATTGAACCGATGGTCAATCTTGGCAAGCCCGATACACGGGTTCTGTCGGATGACTGGACGGCGGTAACGCGCGACAAGTCACTTTCGGCGCAGTTCGAACATTCCATCGGGGTTACCGAGGACGGGGTTGAGATATTCACCACGTCTCCGGCGGGGCGGTTTCATCCGACATGGGCTTAG
- a CDS encoding YihY/virulence factor BrkB family protein — MQLYKTSDQRNIGLIAAGVAFFGLLAIFPGLAALIAVFGIFADPLVIQDQLSLLADLMPPAAHTLLSNQVTRLVWSGDGTLGLASLASVLVALFLARRGVDALLKGLNAVYGGRKRTGLAHAVAVLVITLGMVLAGVIALLAVLVLPIVLTFFPLGGTAGWLALLGRWAIALGMLALWLWVFYRIGPNRPAKVLWPGLVTALVLWVTASAGFSLYIGNFGSYNQVYGSIGAVIALLTWFYLSAYVVLLGGVVNALLAETAPKPMSDETAPPETW, encoded by the coding sequence GTGCAGCTTTACAAAACAAGCGACCAACGAAATATCGGGCTGATTGCGGCAGGTGTCGCATTCTTTGGGTTGCTGGCAATTTTTCCGGGGCTTGCCGCGTTGATTGCGGTCTTCGGTATTTTTGCGGACCCTTTGGTCATTCAAGACCAGTTGTCGCTATTGGCGGATTTGATGCCACCCGCGGCGCATACGCTCTTGTCCAATCAGGTGACGCGGCTTGTGTGGTCCGGCGATGGCACGCTGGGGCTGGCCAGCTTGGCATCGGTCTTGGTCGCGTTGTTCTTGGCGCGGCGCGGGGTAGATGCGTTGCTGAAGGGGCTGAACGCGGTCTATGGTGGCCGAAAACGCACCGGGCTTGCCCATGCCGTCGCGGTTCTGGTCATCACCTTGGGCATGGTGCTGGCCGGGGTTATCGCCCTTCTGGCCGTGCTGGTTTTGCCGATTGTGCTGACCTTCTTTCCCTTGGGCGGGACCGCCGGGTGGCTGGCCTTGCTTGGCCGCTGGGCCATTGCGCTAGGTATGCTGGCGCTTTGGCTTTGGGTGTTTTACCGCATCGGCCCCAATCGCCCGGCCAAGGTTTTATGGCCGGGGCTGGTGACGGCCTTGGTTCTATGGGTGACCGCCTCTGCTGGGTTTTCGCTCTATATCGGGAATTTTGGCAGCTACAATCAGGTATACGGGTCAATCGGGGCGGTCATCGCCCTGCTGACTTGGTTCTACCTGTCGGCCTATGTGGTGCTGCTGGGCGGCGTGGTCAACGCGCTTCTGGCAGAGACCGCGCCTAAGCCCATGTCGGATGAAACCGCCCCGCCGGAGACGTGGTGA
- a CDS encoding H-NS family nucleoid-associated regulatory protein: MVDLDTLSLSELKKLQKDVAKAIDTFEERELKAAAAEAEAVLRERGFSLAQVMQMGMTKPRAKVAPKYANPADPSQTWTGRGRKPRWVVDALAAGKTLTDLEI, encoded by the coding sequence ATGGTCGATCTGGATACCCTTTCACTATCGGAATTGAAGAAACTTCAGAAAGACGTGGCAAAAGCCATCGACACATTTGAAGAACGTGAATTGAAAGCCGCCGCCGCCGAAGCGGAAGCCGTGCTGCGCGAGCGTGGGTTTTCTCTGGCGCAGGTCATGCAAATGGGTATGACCAAACCCCGCGCAAAGGTTGCCCCGAAATATGCCAACCCGGCAGATCCGTCGCAGACATGGACCGGACGTGGCCGCAAACCCCGTTGGGTGGTTGACGCTTTGGCAGCGGGTAAAACCCTGACCGATCTGGAAATTTGA
- a CDS encoding ornithine cyclodeaminase family protein — protein sequence MTESFIGHEIEPQLDWLELIAAIGAGHRLAKATITDSFLYRGKDTLLSRAAWIDGLGSLVKTATIFPENAAHGLANVNGAVALFADATGVLEAMLDFHLVTKWKTAGDSLFAASKLARPDSRKIALIGAGTVSRSMHAAYSALFPDAEFTVWNRSPGAAQEMARTLPRCHATDDLQNAVSQADIICTATLSKTPILRGAWLRPGQHIDLIGAFRPDMREADDLTLQRAKLFVDSYETTLDHIGELKIPLSEGTIAKKDIHADFYGSAQGSFFRPSDDAITLCKNGGGAHLDLMTSSYILSKWNAVVENKQA from the coding sequence ATGACCGAATCTTTCATTGGCCACGAAATAGAACCGCAGCTTGACTGGTTAGAATTGATCGCCGCTATCGGCGCGGGGCATCGATTGGCAAAAGCCACGATAACCGACAGCTTCCTTTATCGTGGAAAAGACACCCTGTTGTCGCGCGCGGCTTGGATTGATGGGTTGGGATCATTGGTTAAGACCGCCACGATTTTTCCAGAAAACGCCGCCCACGGTCTGGCAAATGTGAACGGCGCCGTTGCCCTTTTTGCAGATGCAACCGGCGTGCTAGAGGCGATGTTGGATTTCCATTTGGTTACCAAATGGAAAACCGCAGGTGATAGCCTGTTTGCCGCCAGCAAACTTGCCCGCCCGGATAGCCGGAAAATTGCGCTGATCGGGGCCGGAACGGTTTCACGCTCTATGCACGCGGCATATTCGGCACTATTTCCCGATGCGGAATTCACGGTCTGGAACCGCAGCCCCGGCGCTGCACAAGAAATGGCGCGCACCTTGCCGCGCTGCCACGCGACGGACGACCTGCAAAATGCCGTGTCGCAAGCTGACATCATTTGCACCGCGACCCTGAGCAAGACGCCCATCTTGCGCGGCGCATGGCTGCGACCGGGACAGCATATCGACCTGATCGGGGCGTTTCGGCCCGATATGCGCGAAGCGGATGATCTAACTTTGCAACGCGCCAAGCTATTCGTGGACAGTTATGAGACAACTCTGGACCATATTGGAGAGTTGAAAATACCTCTCTCGGAAGGCACCATAGCAAAGAAGGATATTCACGCCGACTTCTACGGGAGCGCGCAAGGGTCGTTTTTCCGCCCTTCGGACGATGCGATTACCCTTTGCAAGAATGGCGGCGGCGCACATCTGGATTTGATGACAAGTAGCTATATTTTGTCTAAATGGAACGCAGTGGTAGAAAACAAACAGGCTTGA
- a CDS encoding HAD family hydrolase, producing MNDIHAVVFDIGNVLVGWQPEAFFDSRIGASRRQKLFAEVDLNGMNLAVDRGAPFAESVRGLAAQHPDWHDEIMLWHDGWPQMFAPVIAENVALLRGLRAQGMPVFALSNFGRETFALACETHNFLTEFDQRYISGHLGVLKPEPEIYRILERESGVPPQNLFFIDDRPENIVAAIARGWSGHVFEHPDTLQADLQKNGINVAMQI from the coding sequence ATGAACGATATTCACGCCGTCGTGTTCGACATTGGCAATGTGCTGGTGGGCTGGCAACCGGAAGCGTTTTTCGACAGCCGGATCGGGGCCAGTCGGCGCCAAAAGCTGTTTGCCGAGGTTGATCTGAACGGAATGAACCTTGCGGTTGATCGCGGCGCCCCTTTTGCCGAAAGCGTGCGCGGGCTTGCCGCGCAGCACCCCGATTGGCACGATGAGATCATGCTGTGGCATGATGGCTGGCCGCAGATGTTCGCGCCGGTCATTGCCGAAAACGTGGCCCTTTTGCGAGGGCTGCGCGCGCAAGGGATGCCGGTTTTCGCATTGTCGAATTTCGGGCGCGAGACATTTGCCTTGGCCTGCGAAACCCATAATTTCCTGACAGAGTTCGACCAACGCTATATTTCCGGGCATCTGGGGGTGCTGAAGCCAGAGCCAGAGATTTATCGCATTCTTGAACGGGAAAGCGGTGTGCCGCCGCAAAACCTGTTTTTCATTGATGACCGGCCAGAAAACATCGTTGCCGCGATTGCGCGTGGCTGGTCTGGCCATGTTTTCGAGCACCCCGATACGTTGCAAGCGGATTTACAAAAAAACGGCATAAATGTAGCGATGCAAATATGA